The Bacteroidota bacterium genome window below encodes:
- a CDS encoding PP2C family protein-serine/threonine phosphatase: MFRKQTKNITDLFNNLQSDLTTSKAYHSFRKSSKEVTEFYLTDEQHERLKHMKHIKRSMYLFGWILRAMFQKLSPARQIMFIIGIVFLVRVQASFGGRNSVSLDFNAIFGGGLLVLVILLELKDKLLAHDELEAGRKIQESLMPERMPKVKGWNLWLYTRSANEVCGDLVDFLKSDSERFSIVMADVAGKGLHAALITAKLQATIRALAGEIHSLPELIGKINSIVHRDSPSHIFSSLIYAECSEQNGTITFVNAGHFPALIVRGSTTKECVKGDAALGLARTITFTEQRADLNAGDRFILYSDGLTEAKNETGEFFGKDRLINLLSTVSGTPEQIGAAILRDVDRFIGTSTPFDDLSIIIAQKL, translated from the coding sequence ATGTTTAGAAAGCAAACCAAGAATATCACCGATCTCTTCAACAATCTTCAGAGCGACCTCACGACATCAAAGGCGTACCATTCTTTTCGAAAAAGCTCAAAAGAGGTAACCGAGTTTTATCTCACCGACGAACAACACGAACGGCTGAAGCACATGAAGCATATCAAACGTTCGATGTATCTATTCGGCTGGATTTTGCGGGCAATGTTTCAAAAGCTTTCCCCTGCAAGACAAATAATGTTCATTATTGGAATAGTTTTTCTTGTGAGAGTGCAAGCTTCGTTCGGTGGTAGAAATTCCGTCAGCCTCGATTTTAATGCTATCTTTGGGGGAGGTTTGCTTGTGCTGGTGATTCTGCTGGAGTTGAAGGATAAACTTCTTGCTCACGATGAGCTGGAAGCGGGAAGAAAAATCCAGGAGTCGTTGATGCCCGAACGAATGCCAAAAGTAAAGGGATGGAATTTGTGGTTGTACACTCGCTCGGCAAATGAAGTCTGCGGCGATCTGGTTGATTTTTTAAAATCGGATTCAGAACGATTCAGTATTGTCATGGCGGATGTTGCGGGAAAAGGATTGCACGCTGCACTGATCACAGCTAAGCTTCAGGCAACAATCCGTGCACTTGCCGGAGAGATCCATTCCCTTCCGGAACTGATTGGAAAAATCAATTCCATTGTCCATCGCGATAGTCCTTCGCATATTTTTTCGTCGCTTATCTATGCAGAATGTTCAGAACAAAACGGAACAATCACATTTGTCAACGCAGGACACTTTCCCGCACTGATCGTCCGTGGGTCGACAACAAAAGAATGTGTGAAAGGTGATGCCGCACTCGGTCTCGCTCGGACGATTACTTTCACAGAACAGAGAGCTGATCTCAACGCCGGTGATCGTTTCATTCTCTATTCAGACGGATTAACCGAAGCGAAAAATGAAACGGGAGAATTTTTCGGCAAAGACCGATTGATTAATCTTCTTTCCACAGTGAGTGGTACCCCGGAACAGATTGGAGCAGCTATCTTACGCGATGTTGACCGTTTCATCGGCACTTCTACTCCGTTTGACGATCTTTCGATTATTATAGCGCAAAAACTGTAA
- a CDS encoding DUF433 domain-containing protein, which produces MKYKSVNIDPEILGGTPVFMGTRVPIQTLFDYWEGGDTLEEFLDDFPSVAKVQAIEVLEMAKQTLTTEKVLHENFT; this is translated from the coding sequence ATGAAATATAAATCAGTAAATATTGATCCGGAAATTCTCGGCGGGACACCTGTATTTATGGGAACCCGTGTTCCCATTCAAACACTGTTCGATTACTGGGAAGGGGGCGACACATTGGAAGAATTTTTGGATGATTTCCCTTCCGTTGCAAAAGTGCAGGCTATTGAAGTATTAGAAATGGCAAAACAGACGCTCACCACCGAAAAAGTTTTGCATGAAAATTTTACTTGA
- a CDS encoding tetratricopeptide repeat protein, giving the protein MFTRYSVALLLVSSFLFGQENNSSIRINADSTAAALYAEGNYWKLMEISKQYNIDSLSAKFLFSLGMSYAALSEPLRAQDFLKRAIALDSSKLQYRYQYARLLSQSGLFDDAIDQLTQCIAIDSTYIPARFQLGLTYAAKKKYPEKEIAIFSSLIDRNPRDFLSLYYVSEALKRLNEPDSAYFFLRLSLSTNPRYYPALISISNYLSAKKRYAYALPYYLLADSLRGDNKDLKFQIGECYRKLEMLSDAKMYFKRAIALDTTNALYYAQLAYAYYSAGQYDSSAETYQLAILNDDENPQYYRNLALVYKKMEMPELVIHAYNNAVRVMHPEIIAYTYNDIAAYHLEKTQWRKAIAAYQRALDVNPDLIDPYYFMGTAYLNLSEHQTAIQMYTTFLQKTENNPAKKGERFTAEKMIEYLKKAKKKK; this is encoded by the coding sequence ATGTTCACACGATATTCTGTTGCTCTCCTCCTTGTATCATCATTCCTATTTGGACAAGAAAATAATTCATCCATACGCATTAATGCAGACAGTACCGCCGCTGCATTGTATGCTGAAGGAAACTATTGGAAACTGATGGAGATCTCCAAGCAATACAATATTGATTCTCTGTCAGCAAAGTTCCTCTTCTCTCTCGGCATGAGCTACGCTGCTCTCAGCGAACCGCTTCGCGCGCAAGATTTTTTGAAGCGTGCCATCGCACTCGATTCATCCAAATTGCAGTACCGCTATCAATATGCGCGGCTCCTTTCACAGTCCGGATTGTTTGACGATGCTATTGATCAACTGACACAATGTATTGCCATAGACAGTACGTATATTCCCGCCCGCTTCCAGTTGGGATTAACCTACGCTGCAAAGAAAAAATACCCGGAAAAAGAGATCGCGATTTTTTCTTCTCTGATCGATCGCAATCCGCGAGATTTTTTAAGTCTCTATTATGTCTCGGAAGCTTTAAAACGTTTGAACGAACCCGATTCTGCCTATTTCTTTCTCCGTTTGTCGTTGTCAACAAATCCGCGTTATTATCCGGCACTGATTAGCATTTCCAACTATCTCAGCGCAAAAAAAAGATATGCGTATGCCCTGCCGTACTATTTATTAGCGGATTCACTTCGGGGAGATAACAAAGATCTGAAATTCCAGATTGGTGAGTGCTATCGAAAATTGGAAATGCTTTCGGATGCCAAAATGTACTTTAAACGAGCCATCGCTTTGGATACCACCAATGCTTTGTATTATGCACAATTAGCATATGCCTATTACTCTGCCGGACAATACGACTCTTCGGCAGAGACCTATCAACTTGCCATCCTTAATGATGATGAGAATCCGCAGTATTACAGAAACCTGGCGCTTGTGTATAAAAAGATGGAGATGCCGGAATTAGTGATCCATGCGTACAATAATGCGGTGCGCGTAATGCATCCGGAAATTATCGCCTATACTTACAACGACATTGCGGCATACCATCTTGAAAAGACGCAATGGAGAAAAGCTATTGCAGCCTATCAGCGTGCCTTGGATGTAAATCCGGATCTCATCGATCCGTACTATTTTATGGGAACGGCGTATTTGAATCTGTCGGAACACCAGACAGCGATTCAAATGTATACCACATTCCTCCAAAAGACAGAGAACAATCCGGCAAAAAAGGGAGAGCGGTTCACAGCGGAAAAGATGATTGAATATCTAAAGAAAGCAAAAAAGAAAAAATAA
- a CDS encoding N-acetylmuramoyl-L-alanine amidase-like domain-containing protein: MNRRNFIASSSLAAIATSLPTSLFGAFMQDLTDEQICKMKFDFAVAQSLAGKPIGDVMVEIGKSFIGTDYLAHSLEDEAEEKLVVNLRALDCVTFYENCVTLARCIKMKKTTFEDYMAQLQFLRYREGKIDGYTSRLHYTSDYWFNGEKKGIMKVVTKDIFGEKNVVEIPKPINFMTKHRESYKNLATDDDNLKIIKQQEDVINARKDYFLPKGNVHMYADKVNHGDLIGITTNITGMDIAHTGVAVKIDGKLHFMHAPITGSKVQITEKPLHDYLAKNSKQTGIIVARVNEV; this comes from the coding sequence ATGAATCGACGAAACTTCATCGCATCATCCTCGCTCGCAGCCATTGCTACTTCACTTCCGACATCATTATTCGGAGCCTTTATGCAAGATCTTACGGACGAACAGATTTGCAAAATGAAATTCGATTTTGCCGTTGCACAATCATTGGCAGGCAAGCCGATCGGCGATGTAATGGTTGAAATCGGAAAATCATTCATCGGTACCGATTATCTTGCCCACTCGCTGGAAGATGAAGCAGAAGAAAAATTAGTGGTGAACCTCCGCGCATTGGATTGCGTCACCTTCTACGAAAACTGCGTTACCCTCGCTCGCTGCATTAAGATGAAAAAGACAACATTCGAAGATTATATGGCACAGTTGCAGTTTCTCCGCTACCGCGAAGGAAAAATTGACGGATACACAAGCCGTTTACACTATACAAGCGATTATTGGTTCAACGGAGAGAAAAAAGGAATCATGAAAGTTGTCACCAAGGATATTTTTGGCGAAAAGAATGTCGTTGAAATTCCGAAGCCGATTAATTTTATGACAAAGCATCGCGAAAGTTACAAAAACCTCGCAACAGATGATGATAACCTGAAGATTATTAAACAACAAGAAGATGTGATCAACGCACGAAAAGATTATTTTTTACCAAAGGGTAACGTACACATGTACGCTGACAAAGTGAACCATGGTGATCTGATCGGTATTACAACAAACATCACCGGGATGGATATTGCTCACACTGGTGTTGCGGTAAAGATTGACGGCAAACTCCACTTTATGCACGCTCCGATCACCGGTTCGAAAGTCCAGATCACCGAGAAACCGTTACACGATTATCTTGCAAAGAACAGCAAACAGACAGGGATTATTGTGGCGAGAGTGAATGAAGTGTAA
- a CDS encoding cation diffusion facilitator family transporter, which translates to MIHPAEKGIRSAIIGIIVNAALALIKGIAGFFGNSYALIADAIESASDVVSSLIVVSGLRIALKPRDKNHPYGHGKAEPIAAMVVALSLFAAAVTIITQSIHEIITPHHAPASFTLIVLIVVVITKESLFRFVFRVAEDVQSTVVKTDAWHHRSDAITSMAAFIGISIALLGGEGFESADDWAALFASAIIMFNAHALFRPALDEVMDAAPPPQIEEQVRATARSVAGVIKLEKCYVRKMGLDYFVDLHVVVDGSLTVREGHLIGHNVKDAVCTTNSRIVDMMIHIEPESFLNVPVRRSN; encoded by the coding sequence ATGATTCATCCGGCAGAAAAAGGAATACGTTCCGCAATCATCGGCATTATTGTTAATGCCGCACTGGCATTGATTAAAGGAATCGCCGGCTTCTTCGGCAATTCATATGCATTAATTGCCGATGCAATCGAGTCTGCTTCGGATGTTGTTAGCTCTTTGATTGTTGTGAGTGGACTTCGGATTGCTTTAAAACCGAGGGATAAGAACCATCCGTACGGTCATGGTAAAGCAGAACCGATTGCCGCAATGGTCGTTGCCCTCTCATTGTTTGCTGCGGCTGTCACCATCATTACCCAAAGCATTCACGAAATCATTACTCCTCATCATGCTCCCGCTTCTTTTACACTGATTGTTTTGATTGTAGTTGTTATTACAAAAGAATCATTGTTTCGTTTTGTTTTTCGTGTAGCGGAAGATGTGCAAAGCACCGTTGTAAAAACCGATGCGTGGCATCATCGTAGTGATGCGATTACTTCTATGGCTGCATTTATCGGTATCTCTATTGCATTACTCGGCGGCGAAGGATTTGAGAGTGCCGACGATTGGGCTGCATTATTTGCTTCGGCCATTATTATGTTCAACGCACACGCACTTTTTCGTCCGGCACTGGATGAAGTAATGGATGCTGCTCCACCGCCGCAAATTGAAGAACAGGTGCGAGCAACAGCTCGGTCAGTCGCTGGCGTTATTAAACTTGAAAAATGTTATGTGCGAAAAATGGGGTTGGACTACTTCGTTGACCTGCATGTTGTTGTGGACGGCAGTCTAACAGTCCGCGAAGGACATTTGATTGGACATAATGTTAAAGATGCCGTTTGCACTACAAATTCCCGCATTGTGGATATGATGATCCATATCGAACCGGAATCGTTTCTGAATGTTCCTGTTCGCAGATCGAATTGA
- a CDS encoding DUF5615 family PIN-like protein: MKILLDENLPRKLTIDFGAGFEVHTVRDMGWNGKKNGELLSLLAANNFDIFITLDKNLRHQQHLTKYNITVFLLYSVNNRLGTLQSLIKKVALILEKNNFDKFNEVR, translated from the coding sequence ATGAAAATTTTACTTGACGAGAACCTTCCCCGAAAACTCACTATTGACTTCGGCGCCGGTTTTGAAGTCCACACTGTCCGTGATATGGGATGGAACGGAAAGAAAAACGGAGAATTGCTTTCACTCCTAGCCGCAAACAACTTTGATATTTTTATCACGCTCGATAAGAACCTTCGGCACCAACAACATCTAACCAAATATAACATCACTGTTTTTCTTTTGTATTCGGTCAACAATAGACTCGGCACGCTTCAATCGCTCATCAAGAAAGTTGCTCTGATCTTAGAAAAAAATAATTTTGACAAATTTAACGAAGTTAGATAA